TGACGCCGAGCCCGAAATTCGTCGGGAGGGAGAGTGTCGGTCTCGTAGACCGGATAAGGGGTTGACTGCGCAAGGATTGCCGCCGATGCGGAGACCCAGAACGTCAAAGAAATCGCTCGAAGCCGCATGAGGACAGTTTCGCCGTCCTCGCGTAGGAGTCCTGCCCAATTGGGCCGAGCGGCCTACGCGGCGCGCAGAGCGTTGCGAGCGCCTTCTTCTGACCAAGCGTCGAAACTCGGCGAGAACCAGTCGATCCCCCAGAGTTCGAACGGCGTCGGGACGCCCCCTGGCCCGTAGTGGCGGACGAGCTTTCTGGCGAGCGCGTCCACGCTCCGTTGAGTCAGCGCGCGCACCTTTTCAGACGGCTCGGACTTGAAGCTGACTTGGCCCTCGTGGTGGACGAAGACGTCGGTGGCGACGAGTAGCCGGAAACCCGCCTTCCTCAGCCGCCATGAGAGGTCAAGGTCGTCCATTCCGAGGAACAGCTCTTCATCGAGCCACTCCAATGCCTGCAAAACTGGTCTGCGTAGCATCATGCAGAACCCGATGAGGATTCGTGATTCGATCGCATGGCGAGCGTTGGCGCGGGCAATATGCGCGGCGACCGAGTCGTAGGAGTGCTGCCCCGAGGAGCCCATCGGGAGGTGCAACTCCAGCTTCTGCAAGCCTACGACGTAATCAGAAAGGGGGCCGACCGCGCCTACGTCGGGCTGGTCAAAGTGTTGCCTGAGCCTTGCGAGCCATCCTTCTGTCACGACCGTATCGGGGTTGAGGAGAACGACAAAGTCACCGGTCGAAGCTCTCAAACCCACATTGGTCCCACCCGAAAACCCCAGGTTCTCGGAGTTCAACAGGACGCGGATGCGGGGGTCGGCCTGGGCGATTCCTCGGAGAACGTCTGCCGTCCCATCGCGCGAAGCATTGTCGACAAGGATGATCTCGTCGTTGAGGCCGAGGTATCGCAGCGCGCTCTCGACGCAGGGGCCGATCGTCCGCATCGAGTTGTAGGTGAGAATCACCACGGAGATCGAGTCGGATCGGGGATGCTCCGTTCGTTCGGACTCCGCGTGCGAAGGGTTGCCGGCGATATGTCCGAACCCGTACATCGAAGGATGCGGGCGTACGGTGCCCGCCTCGTCGCGAAGCCCGTCGGGAATGAACTGGCCCTGCCACTTGGCGATCAAGGTTCTCAGGGGCAAGACTTCCCTGGCGTCGCGTCGCAAGGAAGGACTGTTTGGGGAGACCGCGAACTCAGATTCCCGCCGTACGCAAAGCCTCCAGTTCTGAGATCGGAGCGCAAGGCAGAGCGCGAAGCCAAGCAGGGGCTCGGGGACTTCGGGGTCCCACCCGCCCACTCCCCAAAAACAAGGCTTCCGAATCAGAAGGCAGTCGATGTGGACAGCAGAGCAGAGGTCAGTGCTTCCGCCGTCGGGAACCGGAGTTCTGAGAATGGGCTGGCGAGTCATTCGATCTTCGATCAGCGCGAACCCGTTGGGGAGCGCTTCGCCCTGAACCGTGCGGAGCGAAGGGGTTGCGCCTGCGATCGCGATGTCCTCTTGCCAATTGCCGGCAAGGGAAGCGAAGTCGGGCGCAGGCCCCCCAACGCCGAACGGTAAGAAGAGCAGGAGTTCGCCCTTGGCTCTCTGCGCCGCGGCATTGAGAGCCGTCGCCAGGTTCTCGGAATCGCTGCGGCCCGCCTCGACGCATTCCCAAGCTCCCGGCCAAGCGGCCTCAGCTGCGGAGAGAAACGCCTGCGTGGGCTTGGAGTCGAAGCCCACGATGAGGCTCACCTTTGGGCCGGTTGCGGCACGGCTCTGGTCGAGAGCCTCTCCAACCTCCAAAGCGCGGATTCTCATTCCCATCGTTTCAACTCCTCTTGGGAAGGCGCTTGGACAAGACGCCGTATTCCCCAGTCCGAAGCTTTCGCTCGCTGAACATCGTGTGGATCGGACGGATGCCAAACCCACCCAGAAAGAAGGCCAGCGGCCAACCCCTTTCCATCGCCTGCTGCTCGACCTTGGTCGAAGGAATCGCATCGAGTAGCTTCATCTGGTCGAGCTTCAGCAAGGACTCGCGGCTCGCGGCGAACATCGGGCCGAATACGCCGAGCGGCGGGACCCGGTCGGTGCGGTACTGCTGACGAATGAACTCGAGCTGCCCCTCCTCATCCCATTGGAGAGGGAAGGTGAGCCAAGGCACGCAGCCGACGCCGTAGGTCAGGCGCGAGGTGAACGCCTCCGTCCAGCTGGGTTCTTTTGGGCACGCGCTGTCCTGCAAGAAAATGTAAGAGTCCGCGGCGAGCTTCCGAAAGGCGTGCAGATACGCGCCCGTGTCATATCCCTTGTAGGGGGTCTGATCAACGGACAGTCGAAGCGGGCCGGAGTAGGCGGCGAGGGTTGAAAGGTACTCCTGCGCTTCCGGAGCCGACGACTGCGTATCGACGATCACGACTTCATGGCCGCCATCCCCGCATTCCTCGATCGACCGGATCAGCTCAGGCAGAAACCTGTGTCCGTTGTTCGTGGCGACGACGATCATGTGCCCACCTCTCCGGGTAATCGGTGCAGACGCCCTCGAAGCCGAGGTACCGCGTGTAATCGATGAACAGGTCTTCGAGCTGCCATCCGTGCAGTTCGGGCGAGACCAAGTAGCCATGCCGCACCGAGATCGGAAGGTCGTCGGTGTCTCGAACGTAGTCGAGCCACACCCCATAGAACGGCCCTTCGATTCGTTCGTACCGACTGGTTCTGGCAAGGGTTCGGAGCCCCAGCTTCTCCGCCCGCAGCATGTCGGGCACGATGAGGTCGGCGGCGAGAACTCGGCTGAGCGGCACATGGGCGCATTCGAGACTGCGGACCGCATGATCGACGATGCCGCTCTCTTTGAAGTCGAGGATCAGGGGGCCGCTGAATCCCGCCAGTAGCGACTCGAGTTTGGGACATCTCTCAGGGTCGAAGTGGGCGTCGTGAGCGGCGAACAAGGTCCCGTCGAGCGAGCGCGCATCGACTTCGATCCCCCATCCATTCGCCGCGGCTCGCGCCACCTGATCGGGGGTGTTGGCACGATGGACGTAAACCGTGGACGTGCCGTCGGTAATGGGCTCGTAGGCTCCCATTTATGCCGCCACCTGATCGTAATGTCGTTGGAGGTCCTCGGGCGTCCCGATTCCGAACATCTCGGTCACAGGGAACGTTCGCACAAAGAGCTCTTCTGTGAGTTCATTGAACACCGGGCAAACGTAGAACTCGCCCCGTACTCGCTTATCGGCCTGGATCATTCGATTCGCTCCCCGTACCCAGTCCGATCCGCGCCGGAAGGAGTACACGCCGACCGTCGCCCAGTTGCTGATCGGCCGCTTTTCCGCGACCTCGACGACTCGGCCGTTCTCTTCGCGGGCATAGCTCCACTTCGACTCGGTGGAGGGGAAGGTCATGATTCCGGCCTCCGACTCGCTTAGGAACCGCAACCAGGCCTCCTTGTCGTAGCGAACGTACTGGTCGCTGTTGGCGATGAGGAGCGGCTCGTCGGAATCGATAAACGTCTCGGCGTGCAGGACGGTGCAGGCCGCCCCTTCCGTGGGCCGCTGCACCGGGATAAACGCCACATCCGAACGGTACGGCAGGTTGGTGTTTTGCAGGTGCGCGAGGTGTTCGAGTCGGCACAAGAGGTAATACTTCGCGCCGGGGACTTCGAGGTTGTCCAGCACGTGCTCGATCATCGACCGGCCTTTGATGGGGATGAACGGCTTCGGGATCGAATACCCCGCTGCGACGAAACGCGAGCCTGCGCCGGCCATGGGGATCACAACGTTCACGCGGCCCTCCTAAGCTCCTGGGGTTCATCGAGAATACGATTGAGCAATGTGACGTTTACCTCCTGGGGGCCAGAAACGGCGATGACCGAGCGAGGGCCCGCGGCTTCGGCTGCCTGCAAACCGATGGGGGAGTCTTCGACGATCGTCGATTCGTAGGGCTGCAGGCCAAGTCGCTGGCAGGCTGCCCAATAGATGTCGGGATGGGGCTTGTTGTTGGAGACGGCCTCATTGCCGAGCACCAAGTGGGGCAGCCGCTCGACCCCGACCGCTTTCAGCATCCGCCCTACGCTCTCCGTGATTGCGTTGGAACAGACACCGATCTTGAGTCCCGACAGCCGGAGAATCTCCAGAAGCTCGACCTTCGTGGAGTCGGGCTCGATGCGATCTTCGATCAGCTCGATCGTGTACTTCTGCTTGGCCTGGTGGACCGGCTCGTGCGCGTCCAAGGGCAGTTTGCCTTCCTCGCTGAGTCGCTTCAGCTTGACCGCCGTAGGCAGCCCGTTGAACCCGGTGAGGTGCTCCTCATAGGGGATAGGGCAGCCATAAGGCTCAAGCGCCCGGTTGAGCGCCTCGAAGTGCAAATCGCACGCGTTGACGAGGACTCCGTCGAGATCGAAGAGTACGGCTCGAAGCATTCGGTCACCAAAAGTTGATCGGTCGGAAACGCCGCGGCAGGGGACGCTCTCCGCGTTCCGTTCGGCTGTTCCCAGCAGAATTGTCGGTCCCTCGGCGGCGATTTGGAGGGCCGAAATTGGGGCGTCGAGTGCGCTTTCGCCAGAAAAACCCCTCCATGGGCCTACGCAGAGAAAGTTATCGTGTGATAATATATGTAGCCATGACTAAAGATGAGGTCACTGCGCGATCTTGGATCCTGCTGGACGCCCTTCCCTTAGGGAGACGGGCGATCGTACGCGCGATTCATCTGAAGGGCGCGGAGCGCAGAAGGCTGCTCGACCTTGGCTTTACGGTCGGCGCCCAAGTGGAGGCGGTCCAGCGGAGTCCCCTGGGTGATCCGGTTGCCTATCGAGTTCGGGGTTCGCTTTTGGCGCTCAGAGCCGAACAGGCAAGCGATATCGAGGTGGAGCCATGCGCGGCGTAGCCGAGGGAAGCGCCAAGGGTTGTGAGGGCTGCGCGAATTGCGGGCCGACTCTAATCACAGCCGGAATGAACCTCTCGGACTGCGACTATGTGGTAGCGCTCGCAGGGAATCCGAACACGGGGAAGAGCACCGTATTCAACGCCCTGACCGGACTTCGGCAGCACGTGGGGAACTGGCCTGGGAAAACCGTCCAGAGAGCGGAAGGCGCGATGGCGGTCGGCAAGGGGGACGCGAGAAAGAAGTATAAGATCGTCGACTTGCCGGGAACGTACTCGTTGCTCTCGCAAAGTACGGACGAAGAGATCGCCCGCGACTTCTTGCTGTTTGGAAGTCCTGACGTAACGGTGATCGTTGTAGACGCAACCTGCTTGGAACGGAATCTCAACCTGGTGCTGCAGGTGCTGGAGATCACGAGCCGAGCAGTGGTGGCTTTGAACCTAATGGATGAAGCGGAAAGGAACGGCCTGAAGGTCGATCCCCGGGCGCTGGCACGGGACCTGGGGGTACCCGTGATTCCCATGGCTGCCCGGCGCGGCCGTGGGGTTCGCGAGCTTGTGGCGGCGATCGGGGAGATCGCTGCTAACCCCAACGGCGCGCGGCCAAGGCCCTCGACTCCACTCCCGGCCAAACTGGAGTCGGCGATTGAAGACCTCAGCCATCAGATCATCGAGGCGTACCCGAACCTCCCCAACGCAAGATGGATCGCACTCCGGCTGATCGAAGGCGATCCCAGCGTGACGCGGGAGGTCGAAGCCGGCACCCTCGGGCAGATTGGGCACGACCTGAGCGTGGAATCGACGCGGCCAAAGGCCAGCGCGGAGGCCGCATTGTGAGCGCGGCCTCCCCAATTCTTTCGACCGCCCAGCGGTACCGCTCTGAATTCGGCGAAGGGATGCACGACGAGATCGTGGGCGCGCTGTATGAAGAAGCCTCGCGCATCGCCTCGCAGGCCGTTTGGCAAGAAGGCGCGGAGCGCAAGCTGCGATGGGACCAGTGGCTCGATAAGGTCCTGACCAGCCGAATCTGGGGCTTTCCTGCGATGGCGCTGCTGTTTGGCGCGGTCTTTTGGGTGACGATCACCGGCGCGAACGTCCCTTCGTCGTTGCTGGGCGACCTCTTGATGGGCACGGTCTACGGCTGGCTCCACCAGGGAGCGAACGCCCTCCACGCGCCGGAATGGCTGTCCGGATTCCTGATCGACGGCGTGTACCTGGCGATGGCGTGGGTGGTTAGCGTGATGCTTCCTCCGATGGCGATCTTCTTCCCGGTGTTCACGTTGCTCGAAGACCTCGGGTACCTGCCGAGGGTGGCCTTCAATTTGGACCGGGCGTTCAAGGGCGCGGGCGCGCACGGAAAGCAGGCCCTCAGCATGATGATGGGGTTCGGATGCAACGCTGCCGGGGTGGTGAGCACTCGAATCATCGACAGCCCGAGAGAGCGCCTGATTGCCATCCTCACGAACAACTTCTCGATCTGCAACGGCCGTTGGCCGACGCTGATTCTTATGGCCACGATCTTCGTCGCGGCCACCATGCCACCCGCGTTCGCGAGCGCGGTGGCCGCCGCAACGGTGGTCGGAATCGCCGCACTGGGGGTGGTTTTCACGCTCTTGACCTCGAAACTCCTTAGCAAGACCCTCTTGAAGGGCGAATCGTCGGTCTTCACCCTCGAACTGCCCCCCTACCGCCCGCCAAGGGTTCTCCAGACGCTCTACACTTCTCTGATCGACCGGACTCTGCTCGTCCTTTGGCGAGCGGTCGTGATGGCCGCGCCCGCAGGCGCCGTGATCTGGCTGATCTCCAACGTATCGGTCGCCGGAAACTCGCTCGCGCACTGGATGGTTTCGGGGCTCGAACCGCTCGGCGTGTGGGTCGGCCTCAACGGAGTGATTCTCGTCGCGTACATCGTCGCGATCCCCGCCAACGAGATCATCATTCCGACGATCCTCATGCTGACGCTCAACCTCGCCAAGTCTTCGCTCGCGTCCCAAGGGGTTATGATCGAACTTGAGGAGTCCGACATCAAGGGCGTGCTGACGGGGCTGGGTGGATGGACCGCGCTCACAGGGATCAACCTCATGCTGTTCAGTCTTCTCCACAACCCCTGCAGCACCACGCTCCTGACGATTTTCAAGGAGACCGGGAGCAAGAAGTGGACTCTAATTTCGGCTTTACTGCCGCTTGCGATCGGGTTTGCAGTTTGCTTTCTGACGGCGTCGGTCGCGCGGTTGCTGGGCTGGGCGTAGCTTGCGGCGCCTTTTCGGGACCAACGGCGAACCGCCCAACGATTGCGTCTTATAATCAAGCGTTCGATGGACGTTGTTCGTTACAAACCGGGTGAAGCGATCCGGTGGTTGGAAGTCGGGGCCGAGGACCTTCGGAAATCGGCGCGCTCCCGAAGTCGCAGGGTGGTGGCTTCGGCAGGGCGGCGGGACTTCACCACGGACCTGAAAGACGCCGCGGGAGCGTTGTTTGGGTTTGGAAAGAGCGCATGGGCCGATATCCTTCATAAACAGGCCGAAGCCAGCGAGTTCGCCCTTTACGACGACAAATTCGAGGTCATACGCCCCTCGACCAAGCGCACCGTGCGGTACTCCGACGTGGTGACGATGAAGCTCAAGAGCGAGAAACTCTCGGTGCAACTCCGGAGCGGGTCGATTTCCATCCGGCCCCACGCCTACGTCGTCAGCGGCCGGATCAAGGTTCCGATCGGGTGGACGCGCAACGAGATCGAAGTTCCGTACGAAACACTATTGAATGAACTCTCTGCGCGATGCGGGGTAAACATAGAAACGCTGTGAGCTCTTGGCTGCAACCCGAACCCACCAACTGGTGGCACGTCGTCGACGATGCGATCGAAGAAGACGTGGGTAGCGGAGACCTCACTTCAGGTTGCATCGACCCTGAGCAGACCTCGCGTTTTTACATCGAAGTGCAAGGCGACGGGGTGCTTTGCGGGCTCGGTATCGCCGAATACCTGCTCACGCCCTATCCCAGCGACCCGGACGGTTGCGGGCTCGCAACCCTTAGTACGGACGGCGACCTCGTCGAACGCGGGCAGAGGGTTTGTGAGGGCAACCTCCCGACGCGCCGAGTGCTCATGGCGGAGCGAACCCTCCTCAACTTCATGATGCACCTCAGCGGCGTGGCGACTCTGACCCGCCATTTCGTCGACAAGGTCCAAGGTACGAAGGCCAAAATCACCGACACCCGCAAGACGATTCCCACGCTCCGAAGCCTACAGAAGTACGCGGTCAGGTGCGGGGGCGGACACAACCACCGCATGGGCCTGTTCGATGGGGTTCTCTTGAAGGACAACCACATCGCCGCGACAGGAGGCATTCGCTCGACGATCGCTCGAGTTCGCGACTACGCCCCCCATCTGGTGAAGATCGAGGTCGAATGCACTTCGATCGAACAGGTCGACGAGGCGGTGGAAGCCGGCGCGGACGTGATCCTTCTCGATAACATGGACCCGTTCATGATGCGGGACGCCGTCAAGAAGTACGAAGGCAGGGTCGTGTTCGAAGCGAGTGGCGGGATCTCCCACGACACGGTGCGAGGGGTCGCCCAAACGGGAGTCGATCTGATCTCGCTAGGGATGCTGACTCACTCGGCACCTGCGCTCCCCATGCACCTGGAGCTTGCGTGAAATCCCCGCTTCTTGAGGGTCCTTGGGTCGAACTCGAAAGCGTCGATTCGACCCAGAACTACGTCGCCCGGTGCCTTCGCGGGGAGTCGGGCCTGCCAGTACCTGGGGTGGCGCTGGCGAGGGAACAGACCGCCGGACGCGGGAGGTTCGACAGGGCGTGGTGGAGCCCACCTGGAAGCTCGCTTTCGATGAGCCTGGTGTTCGGCGGGTACCCGGACGCCCCTCGGCCTTGGCTCTTGGGGATGGCCGTAGCGGTTGCCGCCGCGAGGGTGGTTCATTGCCGCCTGAAATGGCCCAACGACCTGATCGTCAACGGCAGGAAGATCGGCGGAATCCTGACCGAGATGATGCGCGACGCTCAGGGGAGGGCCATTCCGGTCGTAGGAGTGGGGATCAACCTCACGCAAACGGAGTTTCCCCCCGATCTTGCATCGACCGCCACGAGCTTGCTCATGGAGTACGGCGTCGCTCAGAGGGCCGGTGATCTCGCACGGCGCATCGTGGACGCGCTTTCTGACCTTCCGGAACCTGACGACTGGCCCTCGCTCGCCCCGGTTTGGAATCAGTTCGATGAAACGAAAGGTCGTCGGTATCGGCTGAGTTCGGGGGAGTCGGGGATCGCCATCGGAATCGGCCCGCAGGGCGAACTGCTTTGCGAGGTGGAGGGCGTGCCGCGAATCGTCTACGCCGCGGACGACGCGACGACGAACGTGGCCGTCTAGGTTTTCAACCGTCGCTGGCCTTGAGCGACCAGGCAAGAGGCAGCACCCCGAGCGTGATCGAGAGAACGTAGGCGCCGACGGCGATCCAGTGGAGGTGGGATTTC
The genomic region above belongs to Candidatus Nitrosymbiomonas proteolyticus and contains:
- a CDS encoding glucose-1-phosphate thymidylyltransferase, translating into MNVVIPMAGAGSRFVAAGYSIPKPFIPIKGRSMIEHVLDNLEVPGAKYYLLCRLEHLAHLQNTNLPYRSDVAFIPVQRPTEGAACTVLHAETFIDSDEPLLIANSDQYVRYDKEAWLRFLSESEAGIMTFPSTESKWSYAREENGRVVEVAEKRPISNWATVGVYSFRRGSDWVRGANRMIQADKRVRGEFYVCPVFNELTEELFVRTFPVTEMFGIGTPEDLQRHYDQVAA
- a CDS encoding Fe2+ transporter FeoB codes for the protein MRGVAEGSAKGCEGCANCGPTLITAGMNLSDCDYVVALAGNPNTGKSTVFNALTGLRQHVGNWPGKTVQRAEGAMAVGKGDARKKYKIVDLPGTYSLLSQSTDEEIARDFLLFGSPDVTVIVVDATCLERNLNLVLQVLEITSRAVVALNLMDEAERNGLKVDPRALARDLGVPVIPMAARRGRGVRELVAAIGEIAANPNGARPRPSTPLPAKLESAIEDLSHQIIEAYPNLPNARWIALRLIEGDPSVTREVEAGTLGQIGHDLSVESTRPKASAEAAL
- a CDS encoding Fe2+ transporter FeoB — its product is MSAASPILSTAQRYRSEFGEGMHDEIVGALYEEASRIASQAVWQEGAERKLRWDQWLDKVLTSRIWGFPAMALLFGAVFWVTITGANVPSSLLGDLLMGTVYGWLHQGANALHAPEWLSGFLIDGVYLAMAWVVSVMLPPMAIFFPVFTLLEDLGYLPRVAFNLDRAFKGAGAHGKQALSMMMGFGCNAAGVVSTRIIDSPRERLIAILTNNFSICNGRWPTLILMATIFVAATMPPAFASAVAAATVVGIAALGVVFTLLTSKLLSKTLLKGESSVFTLELPPYRPPRVLQTLYTSLIDRTLLVLWRAVVMAAPAGAVIWLISNVSVAGNSLAHWMVSGLEPLGVWVGLNGVILVAYIVAIPANEIIIPTILMLTLNLAKSSLASQGVMIELEESDIKGVLTGLGGWTALTGINLMLFSLLHNPCSTTLLTIFKETGSKKWTLISALLPLAIGFAVCFLTASVARLLGWA
- a CDS encoding HAD family hydrolase, with product MLRAVLFDLDGVLVNACDLHFEALNRALEPYGCPIPYEEHLTGFNGLPTAVKLKRLSEEGKLPLDAHEPVHQAKQKYTIELIEDRIEPDSTKVELLEILRLSGLKIGVCSNAITESVGRMLKAVGVERLPHLVLGNEAVSNNKPHPDIYWAACQRLGLQPYESTIVEDSPIGLQAAEAAGPRSVIAVSGPQEVNVTLLNRILDEPQELRRAA
- a CDS encoding biotin--[acetyl-CoA-carboxylase] ligase: MKSPLLEGPWVELESVDSTQNYVARCLRGESGLPVPGVALAREQTAGRGRFDRAWWSPPGSSLSMSLVFGGYPDAPRPWLLGMAVAVAAARVVHCRLKWPNDLIVNGRKIGGILTEMMRDAQGRAIPVVGVGINLTQTEFPPDLASTATSLLMEYGVAQRAGDLARRIVDALSDLPEPDDWPSLAPVWNQFDETKGRRYRLSSGESGIAIGIGPQGELLCEVEGVPRIVYAADDATTNVAV
- a CDS encoding nicotinate-nucleotide pyrophosphorylase (carboxylating), translated to MSSWLQPEPTNWWHVVDDAIEEDVGSGDLTSGCIDPEQTSRFYIEVQGDGVLCGLGIAEYLLTPYPSDPDGCGLATLSTDGDLVERGQRVCEGNLPTRRVLMAERTLLNFMMHLSGVATLTRHFVDKVQGTKAKITDTRKTIPTLRSLQKYAVRCGGGHNHRMGLFDGVLLKDNHIAATGGIRSTIARVRDYAPHLVKIEVECTSIEQVDEAVEAGADVILLDNMDPFMMRDAVKKYEGRVVFEASGGISHDTVRGVAQTGVDLISLGMLTHSAPALPMHLELA
- a CDS encoding Fe2+ transporter FeoA, with translation MIIYVAMTKDEVTARSWILLDALPLGRRAIVRAIHLKGAERRRLLDLGFTVGAQVEAVQRSPLGDPVAYRVRGSLLALRAEQASDIEVEPCAA